The Elephas maximus indicus isolate mEleMax1 chromosome 19, mEleMax1 primary haplotype, whole genome shotgun sequence genome contains a region encoding:
- the CD300LB gene encoding CMRF35-like molecule 7 isoform X7, which produces MNPMGLLGQPGSERSSCILEFSFPGCFSLQGPESVSGSEEGSVTVQCHYDTGWETHRKWWCQGKIWNFCKILIQSRGSEQEVKKDRMSIRDNHRNRSFTVTMEKLSREDADTYWCGIEKKGSDLGVQVKVTVGPAKTVLTTPTNLSSKPLAMSSTFYVSSGHSWGPS; this is translated from the exons ATGAACCCCATGGGGCTCCTTGGCCAGCCTGGCTCAGAGCGAAGTAGCTGTATTTTGGAATTCTCTTTTCCAGGTTGCTTCTCCCTCCAAGGTCCAGAGTCAGTGAGCGGTTCAGAGGAGGGCTCGGTGACTGTGCAGTGCCACTATGACACAGGGTGGGAGACCCACAGAAAGTGGTGGTGCCAAGGGAAAATCTGGAATTTCTGCAAGATCCTCAttcaaagtagaggatcagagcaAGAAGTGAAGAAAGATCGAATGTCTATCAGGGACAATCACAGGAACCGCTCCTTCACGGTGACCATGGAGAAGCTCAGCAGAGAGGATGCCGACACGTACTGGTGTGGGATTGAGAAAAAAGGATCTGACCTTGGAGTCCAAGTTAAAGTGACCGTTGGCCCAG CGAAAACAGTTCTGACCACTCCAACGAACCTGTCTTCCAAACCATTAGCCATGTCTTCCACCTTCTACGTCAG CTCTGGGCACAGCTGGGGACCCTCCTGA
- the CD300LB gene encoding CMRF35-like molecule 7 isoform X2, with amino-acid sequence MWLPPALFLLSLPGCFSLQGPESVSGSEEGSVTVQCHYDTGWETHRKWWCQGKIWNFCKILIQSRGSEQEVKKDRMSIRDNHRNRSFTVTMEKLSREDADTYWCGIEKKGSDLGVQVKVTVGPAKTVLTTPTNLSSKPLAMSSTFYVRVPVLPPLLMGWDFQGLQFGSLALQTSPQDNCSGHLLWPGLDYPITKVRMGPIAPSHQSAEHSFTCPSPQQRCGETHVKLLTID; translated from the exons ATGTGGCTGCCCCCAGCTCTGTTCCTTCTCAGCCTCCCAG GTTGCTTCTCCCTCCAAGGTCCAGAGTCAGTGAGCGGTTCAGAGGAGGGCTCGGTGACTGTGCAGTGCCACTATGACACAGGGTGGGAGACCCACAGAAAGTGGTGGTGCCAAGGGAAAATCTGGAATTTCTGCAAGATCCTCAttcaaagtagaggatcagagcaAGAAGTGAAGAAAGATCGAATGTCTATCAGGGACAATCACAGGAACCGCTCCTTCACGGTGACCATGGAGAAGCTCAGCAGAGAGGATGCCGACACGTACTGGTGTGGGATTGAGAAAAAAGGATCTGACCTTGGAGTCCAAGTTAAAGTGACCGTTGGCCCAG CGAAAACAGTTCTGACCACTCCAACGAACCTGTCTTCCAAACCATTAGCCATGTCTTCCACCTTCTACGTCAG GGTCCCTGTCCTCCCACCCCTGCTCATGGGCTGGGACTTCCAGGGGTTGCAGTTTGGAAGTCTAGCCCTTCAGACGTCTCCTCAGGACAACTGTTCAGGCCATCTCCTGTGGCCAGGACTGGATTACCCAATAACCAAGGTACGCATGGGCCCAATTGctccttcccaccaatctgcagagCACAGTTTCACCTGTCCCTCACCACAGCaacgatgtggtgaaacccatgtgaaactgctCACCATAGACTag
- the CD300LB gene encoding CMRF35-like molecule 7 isoform X3, which translates to MNPMGLLGQPGSERSSCILEFSFPGCFSLQGPESVSGSEEGSVTVQCHYDTGWETHRKWWCQGKIWNFCKILIQSRGSEQEVKKDRMSIRDNHRNRSFTVTMEKLSREDADTYWCGIEKKGSDLGVQVKVTVGPALGTAGDPPEASWSTSTLFPCLPVANTPSHQSGQGSCQAMGGQLCPQRCNNSFAEPGTEAQREAAAVCERSKDGDLPRACFRTFLRQA; encoded by the exons ATGAACCCCATGGGGCTCCTTGGCCAGCCTGGCTCAGAGCGAAGTAGCTGTATTTTGGAATTCTCTTTTCCAGGTTGCTTCTCCCTCCAAGGTCCAGAGTCAGTGAGCGGTTCAGAGGAGGGCTCGGTGACTGTGCAGTGCCACTATGACACAGGGTGGGAGACCCACAGAAAGTGGTGGTGCCAAGGGAAAATCTGGAATTTCTGCAAGATCCTCAttcaaagtagaggatcagagcaAGAAGTGAAGAAAGATCGAATGTCTATCAGGGACAATCACAGGAACCGCTCCTTCACGGTGACCATGGAGAAGCTCAGCAGAGAGGATGCCGACACGTACTGGTGTGGGATTGAGAAAAAAGGATCTGACCTTGGAGTCCAAGTTAAAGTGACCGTTGGCCCAG CTCTGGGCACAGCTGGGGACCCTCCTGAGGCGTCATGGAGTACCAGCACCTTATTCCCATGCCTTCCAGTAGCAAACACCCCATCCCACCAGAGTGGGCAGGGCTCGTGTCAAGCTATGGGTGGACAGCTGTGTCCCCAACGCTGCAACAACTCCTTTGCGGAGCCTgggactgaagcacagagagaagcagcagctgtgtgcgagagaagcaaagatggagaccTGCCAAGAGCTTGCTTTCGGACATTTCTGAGACAAGCTTGA
- the CD300LB gene encoding CMRF35-like molecule 7 isoform X1 — protein MNPMGLLGQPGSERSSCILEFSFPGCFSLQGPESVSGSEEGSVTVQCHYDTGWETHRKWWCQGKIWNFCKILIQSRGSEQEVKKDRMSIRDNHRNRSFTVTMEKLSREDADTYWCGIEKKGSDLGVQVKVTVGPAKTVLTTPTNLSSKPLAMSSTFYVRVPVLPPLLMGWDFQGLQFGSLALQTSPQDNCSGHLLWPGLDYPITKVRMGPIAPSHQSAEHSFTCPSPQQRCGETHVKLLTID, from the exons ATGAACCCCATGGGGCTCCTTGGCCAGCCTGGCTCAGAGCGAAGTAGCTGTATTTTGGAATTCTCTTTTCCAGGTTGCTTCTCCCTCCAAGGTCCAGAGTCAGTGAGCGGTTCAGAGGAGGGCTCGGTGACTGTGCAGTGCCACTATGACACAGGGTGGGAGACCCACAGAAAGTGGTGGTGCCAAGGGAAAATCTGGAATTTCTGCAAGATCCTCAttcaaagtagaggatcagagcaAGAAGTGAAGAAAGATCGAATGTCTATCAGGGACAATCACAGGAACCGCTCCTTCACGGTGACCATGGAGAAGCTCAGCAGAGAGGATGCCGACACGTACTGGTGTGGGATTGAGAAAAAAGGATCTGACCTTGGAGTCCAAGTTAAAGTGACCGTTGGCCCAG CGAAAACAGTTCTGACCACTCCAACGAACCTGTCTTCCAAACCATTAGCCATGTCTTCCACCTTCTACGTCAG GGTCCCTGTCCTCCCACCCCTGCTCATGGGCTGGGACTTCCAGGGGTTGCAGTTTGGAAGTCTAGCCCTTCAGACGTCTCCTCAGGACAACTGTTCAGGCCATCTCCTGTGGCCAGGACTGGATTACCCAATAACCAAGGTACGCATGGGCCCAATTGctccttcccaccaatctgcagagCACAGTTTCACCTGTCCCTCACCACAGCaacgatgtggtgaaacccatgtgaaactgctCACCATAGACTag
- the CD300LB gene encoding CMRF35-like molecule 7 isoform X6 codes for MNPMGLLGQPGSERSSCILEFSFPGCFSLQGPESVSGSEEGSVTVQCHYDTGWETHRKWWCQGKIWNFCKILIQSRGSEQEVKKDRMSIRDNHRNRSFTVTMEKLSREDADTYWCGIEKKGSDLGVQVKVTVGPAKTVLTTPTNLSSKPLAMSSTFYVRVPVLPPLLMGWDFQGLQFGSLALQTSPQDNCSGHLLWPGLDYPITKV; via the exons ATGAACCCCATGGGGCTCCTTGGCCAGCCTGGCTCAGAGCGAAGTAGCTGTATTTTGGAATTCTCTTTTCCAGGTTGCTTCTCCCTCCAAGGTCCAGAGTCAGTGAGCGGTTCAGAGGAGGGCTCGGTGACTGTGCAGTGCCACTATGACACAGGGTGGGAGACCCACAGAAAGTGGTGGTGCCAAGGGAAAATCTGGAATTTCTGCAAGATCCTCAttcaaagtagaggatcagagcaAGAAGTGAAGAAAGATCGAATGTCTATCAGGGACAATCACAGGAACCGCTCCTTCACGGTGACCATGGAGAAGCTCAGCAGAGAGGATGCCGACACGTACTGGTGTGGGATTGAGAAAAAAGGATCTGACCTTGGAGTCCAAGTTAAAGTGACCGTTGGCCCAG CGAAAACAGTTCTGACCACTCCAACGAACCTGTCTTCCAAACCATTAGCCATGTCTTCCACCTTCTACGTCAG GGTCCCTGTCCTCCCACCCCTGCTCATGGGCTGGGACTTCCAGGGGTTGCAGTTTGGAAGTCTAGCCCTTCAGACGTCTCCTCAGGACAACTGTTCAGGCCATCTCCTGTGGCCAGGACTGGATTACCCAATAACCAAG
- the CD300LB gene encoding CMRF35-like molecule 7 isoform X5, with amino-acid sequence MNPMGLLGQPGSERSSCILEFSFPGCFSLQGPESVSGSEEGSVTVQCHYDTGWETHRKWWCQGKIWNFCKILIQSRGSEQEVKKDRMSIRDNHRNRSFTVTMEKLSREDADTYWCGIEKKGSDLGVQVKVTVGPAKTVLTTPTNLSSKPLAMSSTFYVRTHYLLLVFVKVPILLLLLGAVLWLKGSRRVLGSNGVSLTARTCPVKL; translated from the exons ATGAACCCCATGGGGCTCCTTGGCCAGCCTGGCTCAGAGCGAAGTAGCTGTATTTTGGAATTCTCTTTTCCAGGTTGCTTCTCCCTCCAAGGTCCAGAGTCAGTGAGCGGTTCAGAGGAGGGCTCGGTGACTGTGCAGTGCCACTATGACACAGGGTGGGAGACCCACAGAAAGTGGTGGTGCCAAGGGAAAATCTGGAATTTCTGCAAGATCCTCAttcaaagtagaggatcagagcaAGAAGTGAAGAAAGATCGAATGTCTATCAGGGACAATCACAGGAACCGCTCCTTCACGGTGACCATGGAGAAGCTCAGCAGAGAGGATGCCGACACGTACTGGTGTGGGATTGAGAAAAAAGGATCTGACCTTGGAGTCCAAGTTAAAGTGACCGTTGGCCCAG CGAAAACAGTTCTGACCACTCCAACGAACCTGTCTTCCAAACCATTAGCCATGTCTTCCACCTTCTACGTCAG GACCCACTACTTGCTCCTGGTATTTGTGAAGGTGCCCATCCTGCTCCTCTTGCTTGGTGCTGTCCTCTGGTTGAAGGGGTCTCGGAGGGTCCTGGGAAGCAATGGGGTCAGCCTGACTGCGAGGACTTGTCCAGTGAAACTCTGA